The following DNA comes from Fundidesulfovibrio putealis DSM 16056.
GTTGCGTGAAGAAATGGAGGCGGCACACAGGGCAGGGTTGACCGATGTGGTGAAGGTCGATCGTGCGCCCTTTGAGTCTTTCGAATCCGGACCCGCACTACGATTTCCCAGGCAGGGGCAGTTTCATCCGCTCAAGTACCTCTTGGGGGTGACCGGGGCGATCATGCGCGACGGGGGAAGAATCTATTGCAACACCCATGCGGATACCATCGAGGGGGGCGACGCCGCCAAAGTAACTACCGGAAACTCCGTAGTGCACTGCGATGCCATCGTGGTGGCCACGAACACGCCCATAAACGACCTGCTGGTGATTCATACCAAACAAGCTGGATACATGACCTACGTCATAGGTGCGAAGATTCCTCCGGGCCATGTTGAGCGGGCGCTGTATTGGGATACGGAGAATCCTTACCATTACGTGCGCGTACAGCCCGTCCAGAAGAATGGTGAAGAATATGAGCTGCTCATAGTAGGTGGGGAAGACCACAAATCCGGCCAGGCAGAGGATACCGGCGAGAGGCATCAGCGCCTGGAGACGTGGGCCCGGGCGCGGTTCAAGGCGATGGGAGAGATTGAATTCACCTGGGCCGGAGAGGTGCGGGAGACAACGGACGGTCTCGCGTTCATCGGGCGCAACCCACTGGATAAAAAGAATGTGTTTATCGTGACCGGTGACTCCGGGATGGGGATGACCCACGGAACGATTGCGGGGATGCTCCTGAAGGACATGATTCTTGGAAAGGAAAACCCGTGGGAGAAATTGTACGACCCCTCTCGGATAACCCTGAGCGCGTCGGGAAACTATGCCAGAGAAACGCTGAACATGATGGCGCAGTATCGGGATTGGTTTACGGCGGGTGATGTGGAATCGGTGGATGCGATTGAAAAGGGAACCGGCGCAATCCTGCGGCGCGGAATGAAAAAAATTGCTGCATTTCGCGATGAAACCGGAACAATACACGAGATGTCGGCTGTTTGTCCCCATCTGGGGGGAATCGTGCGCTGGAACCCAACCGAAAAGACCTGGGACTGTCCATGCCATGGGTCACGATTCAAAGAAACAGGGGCGGTGATGATGGGACCGGCGAATACCAACCTGGCCCCGATTAAGGACGACTGACCCTTGCCGGCCGGTGCATGCCGGAAACCGGTCTTTCCTAATAACCCAGAAAGTAAAACAGCATGTATTACTCTGAATTTATGATTACACACAGGAAGTATTTCATTGGCATGGCACTGTGTATACTTTTTTAAACCACTCTGAAGGAGAAAACGAAATGTCAGCTAAACAAGTTTTCACAACTGAGCAGGCCCGTAAAATCGGTGATCAGCTGGGTGTTGATTGGAGTCGCTTCGACACGGAACAATTCCGCATGGGTTTGAATGTTGAACTGGAGCATGGCCTGATTGAACCGTCAACGGACGTGACAGGCAACGACCCCATACTCACCGGCAAAATAGCACTCGCCCATCTCAACGAGTTTGCCGATTACTACACCCGTTTAAAAAAAATGGAACAGGAAGCCAAACATGGGAAAAGCCAGAGCTGATTCAAACATGGTTACATCAGCTGGCAGAATTCCATCAGGGTTTCGTCAGCGGTGGCTGCTCATTGGCGGTTTGAGCCGGACCCGGCTTTCTTGGACACCGAATTGGGCCTGTAGAGGAACATTGTGCACCATGTTATTACGCATTCTACTTTCTTCACTTTCTCTGGTTGTCCTCGTTGACCTGCCGGGTTTCTTCGGACCACCTCAGCCATTGCTTTTGGCGCGAAAGACCCGGACCCGATGCATTTGACTGTCGAGCCTCTCTCCGACATCCACGTCGATGGGACGGAAGTTGCGATTCCGAAAGCGCCGTTCCGGCTAATTTTCAAACCGACAATGGCGGCAAGCGCCCAGAGGATCTCGTGAATTTCCAACGATTCTGACATGTTGAATATTCTATTCTGGCTTTTGTCCTCCAACCATAGAAATCTTAAGATGGCTCCAGGACGCCCCTTTGGTGCTATCCCCGCTTCATCCCAGCCAGTCGATCCGCCAACCGCGCCGTTCTCAGGTGCGTGTAGCGCGCCAGCATTTGCAGCGTCTTGTGTC
Coding sequences within:
- a CDS encoding DUF5661 family protein; translation: MSAKQVFTTEQARKIGDQLGVDWSRFDTEQFRMGLNVELEHGLIEPSTDVTGNDPILTGKIALAHLNEFADYYTRLKKMEQEAKHGKSQS
- a CDS encoding FAD-dependent oxidoreductase; amino-acid sequence: MKTQPVGVPLPHQSVWAATVERPMFSPLEGNIRTDVCVIGAGIAGLTTAYELIQAGKNVVVLDDGPLAGGMTEATTAHLTCAIDDRYCAIERWHGQEGARLTAQSHSAAIDRIEEIAKNEAIDCDFQRVDGYLFWPSRLHDDMLREEMEAAHRAGLTDVVKVDRAPFESFESGPALRFPRQGQFHPLKYLLGVTGAIMRDGGRIYCNTHADTIEGGDAAKVTTGNSVVHCDAIVVATNTPINDLLVIHTKQAGYMTYVIGAKIPPGHVERALYWDTENPYHYVRVQPVQKNGEEYELLIVGGEDHKSGQAEDTGERHQRLETWARARFKAMGEIEFTWAGEVRETTDGLAFIGRNPLDKKNVFIVTGDSGMGMTHGTIAGMLLKDMILGKENPWEKLYDPSRITLSASGNYARETLNMMAQYRDWFTAGDVESVDAIEKGTGAILRRGMKKIAAFRDETGTIHEMSAVCPHLGGIVRWNPTEKTWDCPCHGSRFKETGAVMMGPANTNLAPIKDD